A stretch of DNA from Trichomycterus rosablanca isolate fTriRos1 chromosome 1, fTriRos1.hap1, whole genome shotgun sequence:
GGCTTTTCACGCGATAAATGACTGAATGTAAAGATTTAGTTATTCCATATAATATAAATTCTATTCTTAGttattctgtattttttattttattttaccctAATGTTTAAAAGCAAGAATTCGGTAGAATCGACTCTTTGAATGAACCGACTGCACTTGGTTTTGAACGCAAGCGGTGTGAGTCGACTCTTTGTGTCTGGAATCGAATAGCTTtcgcaataaataataatgatgtacataaataaatacaaaacgtACAAAACAATGTCATGGAAATTATAAATTGCCAAttgaaaaaggtaaaaaaaaattaaaacataataaaataatatacttTCTGTGTCCTGcatttaactattattattattatgattattattactattattattatatatttttagagTACACTCAAGTATAAGTCTTGGAGGTAAAGTCAGTAAAGTATTGTCCTCGgtataaaagcaaaaaaaagtaaaaaagcagAACAAAGAAAAGCATTTTAGATTAGACACCCAAAGGGGAAACACAAAGAAATATAAGTGTGGTACGAGAGCATTGTTCCTCATTGAAAGGTCAGTATTTTCCATGATGTATTCTGGGAAATCCAGCCCCTTGTTTCCTGCCTGTCCGATCCGGATACAGAAAGGAACATGACCAGTCAGTTTAATTCTACAATGAATCAGTATTCATTAGTTCTACAGTAGAACTATGATAGGATGATGTGTTGAAAAGCTGATTCATTGTAGGTAGTTCTATTGGCTTAAATATAATGCTTAAAATTAAAACGACTCCTTGAGTGAATTGACTCTTTGGGGTTTTAAATGCAGGCTGAACGAGTCAACTCTGGAATGCCTTGAATAgaactgtataataataataattatgataataatatgatataatGACAAGAGTCTAAAGTGCGAAGGGAATTAAACTGCTGAAAATACAAAGGAGTGGCTCACAGATTAATAATCTACGTTCTGTTTCCAGCAGAATCTCTTTACTTCCCTTCTTTCCATTCGTAAATGTGTTTTTCACAGGCCGAGCGGCACTTTGGTGTGGCAACGCCACCTCAGTTATTTCGAAACTCGATTCCTGGAACTTGGGCTTGTTGCAATTCTTCTGAACGCGCTTATCATACTTATCACACACCAAAACCGCACCGCCTTGGGCGTCAAACGCCCACGAAAACATGCACGAACACTGGCTGCGGCGCAGCGTGAAAACATTCTGAGCCGTGCAGGAAGTTCTGTTCAGCATAGAGATGATAGAATTAAAAAACCAAGTTAAAAAATGTCCATATAAACTATTTATTCTACATAAAGTCTAATCAGTATCCTCACTTATCTGTACCATGAATGCAAAAACAGTCTACTCACAAGAATCAGTATttacaatatggccaaaagtatgtggacacctctcctaatCATAATTGGGTTCaggtgggccagtgatagctcagtggttaaggtactggactagtaaacggaaggttgccggttcaagccccgccaccaccaagttgccactgttgggtccctgagcaaggcccttaaccctcaattgctcattgtgtaagtcgctttggataaaagcgtctgctaaatgctgaaaatgtaaatgtacatgtttcagtttaaaaagcaaTGTGGAGAGAGCAAGCCAAGTGTaaggtgtctatatacttttggccgaGCGGTGCATTCGACATATGAACCTTAGACTCAGTGCTAAACGTGTGGGGAGGTAATAAAATCTAGCTTTGTGTGTCATCTACGTACACAATGTCATGGAAATTATAAACTGCCAatttaaaaaggtaaaaaaaaattaaaacataataaaataatatacttTCTGTGTCCTGCatttcactattattattatatatttttagagTACACTCAAGTATAAGTCTTGGAGGTAAAGTCAGTAAAGTATTGTCCTcggtataaaaacaaaaaaaagtaaaaaagcagAACAAAGAAACATTTAAAAGGGAAATAAAATAGGACCCGAGACCGACCCTTGGGGCACCCCGCAGAATATATAATTCACTGAAATTACATCAGAAACATGATACAGTGACTGAAGTGTTTAGAAATGTGGCATTTTCCTTGGTAACAGTGAGTTTATCTGTAAGACATCTACATTAGGAGGAACTAGGAACTGGAATGAAAGATTCAGACTCAGAACCAGTCGTTCAGGTTTGGGTTCAAAGACGTTTCAGTTGAAATCAGATAATAGACGGATGATCAGATGAACAATCGGACGGGTACAGACACGTCCTGTCTGGTTGTTCTAAACACATTCAGGAGGAACCGGAATTATCTGGAGGCCTTCCCGTACAACAACAGGAGgcacaaatgggcacaaattcccacagacacgttCAGTCTTGTGTAAATCCTTGTCGGAGGGGAATGTGGGAGACTCGACCACACACCCACGCGGTGAAACCGATAGCATGGTCTTTCACTTCTGTTTCTCAGCAGCTGTACTTTCCCTACAGGGACATTCTGATGAACCAATTTGGGGGATTTTAGAGCCGGGGTGTTGACTCTTGTGGTTAGTCCTTACTTATTTTGtctatagacaaaagtatttggacagcacATGTATAAACCAAACGGTATTAAAGTAGAATGTCGTCGTTAATGGGTTATTAGTGGTCACTGATGGGTTATTGGTGGTCTTTGATAGGTTCTTGGTGGCCTTTGAAAGGGTATTGATGGTCTTTGACAGGTTATCGGGGGTCTTTGATAGGTTATTGGTATTCACTGATGGGTTATTAGTGGTCACTAGTGGGTTATTAGTGGTAATTAATGGGTTATTAGTAGTCACCGATCGGTTATTGGTATTAATTGATGGGTTATTAGTGGTCGTTGATGGTTATTAGTGGTCACTGATTGGTTATTGGGGGTCTTTGATGGGTTGTTGCTGCTCACTGATGGGTTATTGGTATTCACTGATGGGTTTTGGTGGTCACTACTGGGTTATTAGTGGTTTTTGATTGGTTATTAGTTGTCACTGATGGTTATTGGTTGTCACTGATGGGTTATTAGTGGGTTATTGGTATTTACTGATGGGTTATTGCTGGCCTTTGATAGATTACCGGTGGTCACTGATGGGTTATTAGTGGTCATTTATGGTTATTGTTGGTCTTTGATGGGTAATTAATGGTCACTGATGGTTGTAAGTGGTCACTATGATTAATATTGTACATTACAGACTCTTGATtcattgttgtttgtttgttgtattACAGTGATGGCGAGGCAGCTGTTGGCACAGGCGGACGGTATGAAGAAGGTGGACACGGTGTTACAGAGCACGTTCAGCGATGGCGTGACGAACTGGGGGCGCATCGCCAGCGTGTTGGCACTGGGCGCCGTGGTGTGCAAGCAGCTGACGGAGGACTGTACGAACGGGCGGCCGGAGGAGTGTGTGGACACCGTGGTATCTCACATGGCGTCGTACCTCACCACACACCAACGCCAATGGTTCGTCAACAATAACGGCTGGGTGAGTACGCCAGGCGCACCAGGACAAACGCAGAACGCTTGACATGATGATGCTAACTCTGAGCGCCGAgctaaccgtgtgtgtgtgtgtgtgtgtgtgtcacagcAAGGGTTCGTGCAGTTCTTCCACGAGGTAGATCCAGAGTCGGTGATTCGGAGCACGCTCATGGCCTTGGCAGGATTCAGTGGGCTAGGGCTATGTCTAATCACGATGCTCCGATGAAAAAGGCCTGGCCTGAACAGACCGAACGCTGTTCCCGCCGTTTTGGACCCCACGTGGAGTGGGAGAGTGCTTGTGCGCGCCAGGTTTTTCCACCGAGTTGTTTGGAGATGCTggattctgtatttttatttaataaaaatatgtatttttttattaaatgcctCAGATAAGCTCCAGAATGTGTGCACTAAATGTTTTATAGGTAGAAaagatttattatatttttttataaaaatctgAAATCACATTTGatactttataataataataaatctgcaATAAATCATCATTCATCTGTCGTTAGGGTGGCCAGACGTCCGGcattaggtcggacagtccggcttttcagcCGCCTGTCCTCCATCCACACAATGCTAGGACgaacacttaaaaatcctcctttaggagtgaactggttacatttatgatcaGTATTATCTGTCATTAGCTcgggtacatgtcaaaacaaatgctttgtatttcattggtttaacagcctcatttgactgcttatagtgctaccactggccaatcgtagaaggtccgccctctaaatgctagtctgtgattgggtggttgaatttcgcccgcccgctCTGGTCTGTAAACacctctacctgagtcaattatttagctctcatgctcaggaacgctgtgaaaatgccaaaaaataaacttttggaggcagcgagaAACAGACTTAAATATGAAAAGTAGATACAacatttagtaaataaaacagtaatttattatagaattcttgcttaaattggtcagaaactctgttatatgggttctggtttcattctgtgtgttgcagtagcatgtccccctgttcctggtaggAAGTCCTCCATTTGGGTGTAATGTCTGCCATTTTGActatgaatgtgtgaatgtataTCCTTCTGTTATAAAGTCAAGTCGTCCACTGATTCACCTCTGGAAATAAAGGACAGATGTTACCATGAACATGTGTGTGAATCATGAATGTTTCCTCCTGTGTTGTAAGAGTGATAGATGTCTTCAGACCTAAAGAgatgtctctctcacacacacacacacacacacacacacatctacagtatatgtacaTGATTCTCAACATGGTGAAGAGAGAAAGGTGTGTTGATCTTACAAGGTTCTAAAGGTGGACCTGTGTGACGGACTCACCTGGATGAGGAACCAAGTTTGTTTTCACCCTAGACACAGTGCAGAGGATGGTAagagaggcaaaaaaaaaagtctccAAGGATTACTGTTGAAAAGTTACGTACAGTACCATCTTGGGGTCACTAGGTCTCCAAAAATACTATTGgatgtctatctatcatctatctatctatcatctatctatctatcatctatctatctactctatctatctatctatcgatctatctatctatctatcatctatctatctatctatcatctatctatctatctatcatctatctatctatctatctatcatctatctatcatctatctatctatcatctatctatcatctatctatctatctatctatctatctatcatctatctatctatctatctatctatctatcatctatctatctatctatctatctatctatcatctatctatctatctatcatctatctatctatctatctatctatctatctatctatctatcatctatctatctatcatctatctatctatctatctatctatctatctatctatctatctatctatctatctatctatctatcatctatctatctatctatcatctatctatctatcatctatctatctatctatctatctatctatctatctatctatctatctatctatctatcatctatctatctatctatctatctatctatctatctatctatctatcatctatctatctatctatcatctatctatctatcatctatctatctatctatctatctatctatctatctatctatctatctatctatctatctatctatcatctatctatctatctatctatcatctatctatctatctatctatctatctatctatctatctatctatctatctatctatctatctgtctgtttaccaCAGTTGTACATATATTGAACACAGTTGTATATTTGCTCTGtggtgaaatgaaataaaacacgacgttaaaaagAAGAAGGACAACATTAGACATCAGGTTGTTACATTTCATGTATTTAGCTTATTTTTGAggtgaagtatggtggagggTGTATAATAGGGGACTGTTTGTATAAGTTTGTATCTATATAGTGATCCACGTTTATgtaagtatatacatatatatatatatataatttaaaataatgacttCATAGCTAAAACAATGTGGACTTATATTTAATTACTTCTATATTTACATCTAATCCCTTCAGAACAGAAGCAGCTTCt
This window harbors:
- the LOC134317397 gene encoding induced myeloid leukemia cell differentiation protein Mcl-1-like, with product MIKKTAPVYLLGFATHYAPVLPAQVKPYTKSCEEELDGYFEETGIKLNDTSCKDLEKETQDLLTHVYQAHVGLNPSVKRHSAEPTLNRVLQDLISKHRIAYSVMARQLLAQADGMKKVDTVLQSTFSDGVTNWGRIASVLALGAVVCKQLTEDCTNGRPEECVDTVVSHMASYLTTHQRQWFVNNNGWQGFVQFFHEVDPESVIRSTLMALAGFSGLGLCLITMLR